CCATTTCTTCCGCCGCCCGGCCGCACTTTCCACTACGAACAACATCTTCACCGTAATCGGTCTCAACCGATTTTCCCTTGTCTCCACATAACCGGTTCCCATCATGATCACAACCCTTTCCGGTTCCTGttaaacctttggctctgataccaatgttggtatcatcgtcatcggaaacccaggaccagTCGGAACGGATCGAGTTGTGACCGCATACACAATCATTCTCAAACAAACCACAATAATCACAATACTTCATTATGAACAAACTAACCAAACAATCTGCGAATCGATAGTAAACTAACCGAACAAACAAACTGATCGAACTTGACTTCTTATAAATACAATCTTGCTAATGCAGAACAACATACAGGAACAAGGGATTTGGAACCGAATTTATATGCAGCAACAGGTACGTCTTGAAGAGTCACAACGTTTGACAAAGAGAGGTGACGTTTCCCTCATAACCGCTCGTGCAGTTATACAAGACGTACCGGTTCGTTATCTTCGGCCCAATCTGCTTGTTTTCCAACATTACATTAACCTAATGGACTCACTAATTCGTTCGACCCACTAGACATGGCCTCCGGCCCAAATACTAGACATAAACATAAAACAATAAACTGTTTTGACCCATTAACGaaactaaaacaaataataaattaGCTACCGGCCCGAAACCGAATCTCGGATGGACTTGATTATCATTAATCTTCAATATCAGACTCTCCTTGTTCAACCTCGTTGCATCTTGTTGTCGCCGGAACTCTTCTCTCAAGACTCTCCTTCccgtctccctctctctctctctggttCTTCCTGGCATCCGCAGATGAAGAGAATAAGCGGGATAATGGTATTTGGGATGCGTGCTGGAATTCGAAATTTGAACTCAAAAGCTATGGGCCACCTAAATATTTGTACCTTTTAAGTGGCAAACGACCAAAGTTGCCCCTCAAATATgcatattatatatagtatagataatggGAAATACAAACAAATCTATTACAAACCAAGAAtatcaatatacatatatatagatatattatATGAAGAAAATCCAATATGTTTTTAGCTCAATTTTGCCATTATGAGACCTTCTAGTGATCCAACGAATCCAACAGCTGACACAAGAAAGCAACCAAAGCTGAAGGTTTTAAGGGCAATCCATTTTCTTGACCATGGTAAAATCTTTCTTTGCACAAAGTACATCTCCACAGGGAAATACACCACTAATGGCCAAAAGTTTAACGCCCCTAACACTCCCAACACTTGGTTGAAAAATGGAAACAACATTGCAATTCCGGTTGTGGATACAACGTATAACATTCTGAAGCATAGCCTGAAGGGATTCAGTTGAAATGTTGTTACTAATGGCAGCTTCAATTGGTAAAAGCCGTTCACAAAATGACTCTCAGGATATCTCTCAGAAAACCATGTTTCTACAAGTGCAAATACCGGTTGGCTGAAGACCTGTATAACATATGCACAACGAATAATTTGGAAAGTTAGTGGAGGCTTCTGTTTtgagttttaacccaaaactagaGGTGACAGTTTCGACCCGTTTACTTGTATATAGGTTAATATGGGTCATCTTTTTTCTCCACATAAAAAGGAAATGGGCCGAACGAGTTGAAACTTGAAAGTCATCCAATGATATAGAAGAGTAGATTGTTTATGTGATAATATATCATTCCTAACCACatttataaaatgaaaaaaaaaaatgtgaTGAAAAGAATGTTTGGAAGTCAGCCCAACCCGTTTTTACCCTCACCCAAAGTTATGCGCTTGGACCCGAACCCATTTTATTTGTTGCCTGACTAGCTCATTCTATCACCTCTgcccaaaataaataaaaaaaggtgTGGCACCTGATATCCACCAACAAGATGAAGGATGACACAGGCATTGGCTAAGTCAACAAGCCAATAGGGCTCATAGAACCCGAACCCAGTTAAAAGATTGCCTGGTGTGTTGTTTCCAAAGGCTGCATACCCGAAACTCCCGCAACACAAATAGAATACGGTGGTGATAAGGATCGCAGACCTTGAAGCTTTTTTCATGGTTTTGGTTTCAGATGGTGGTTTCAATGTATCCTTCATAAGAACGCAATTAAGATTTATTTATCCGATAAAAGAATATGCAACTTTGAGTAAGCCCATTTAAGAAACACACCTGAATTTCTAAGAGAATTATTGAGTACGGATAAGCAAAAGCTATATCTCCAAGACCCTGGAAAACTAGCATCAGTTTATCAACTGCAGAAGCAGCTGGGACCCCTCCAATGCTTCCCTTAATCTCCTCATTTACTGAAAGTCAACCCATTATGGAAACGGGTGAAATAAGGTTGTAATTCGCTAATAGGTCAAACAGGTAAGTAAATAAACGGTATCCAAAAGTGAAACAGACCGAATGGTTTTAAAAGGGTTGTCCACTTGTCCTTTGGCCCACACAAGTTAcgtgttttgacccgttacccaacttACACGCAATTCAATGGGCATTCCCACATGTAGAATTCAAAATCAAGACCTCTAGATCAGCCTGAGAGACTCAATACAACTGGCCAAGCTAGATAGGCCTCCTTGTTGGAGGTGTACCCAGAACATGGCATTGACCATTTGACTTGTTTGTCTATTATCTAAATGAGGGTTCAGTAATATTACTCTTATTTCCCATAAATTTTTACTAATTACCAAAGGGCCCTTGTAGAATCTTCATGGACAAAGTTACCTTAGTTAACTAGTTAAGCCATGTTATTTCCTGTGCACTTTCCAATGCCATGTTGCTTATAAGACACATTAGATTAACAATTTATCGATAGATTGTCATATTTATTTGTTCTTCCACTAATGGTTCTATGTCTAAATAACCAACAAGAAAGTATTTCTTCCACTCCCCAGTAATTACTAATTAGGATAAAGGAAAGCAAGAAAACAAAGATCAAGGGAACATGTACCGATAACATTTGCTAAACCGAGCCCCAAACCGATGGTAGAATAAGCAAACGACATGATGGCAGCAACAGCAGACAACCATGCCATGTTATGAAAATTTGGTATCTGAGAGACAACAATTTGCACAAGCCCAAACAGTAGCATATAGATGCTGTCTGGATATGTACAACCAGCATCATGCCCTTCTTCGTGGTAACAATTCGATTTCAGTATCGCCCTGCATCAATCAATATTACAAGCTGATGATGAATCCATCATGTTATAAAATATCTATAATCTCCCAAAATCAAAGATCACCTCATACTAGTAGCAGTTGCAATGGTGTAAGCAATATCATTCCCATATAAACTCTCATTTAACAACACTGCACATATCCATTGGCTCTTCTCCCCTGCATTATAAAGTTAGCCCCAAATTCTATTTGACGCCATTGAGACGCTGGCTAGTATCTGATAAGAAGCTCTCCAAGAGTTAGCCACCCAACTCCTACTTGGAACAACTAAGGAAAAACAGTAACAGGAGCACAATACTGACCCAAATAGTAACTGACAGCTTGAAGAAACGAAGCATTTCGATCAGGACCGTGCTCTGAGTGGGGAGACAAGTAGCAGTCCGAAAGAATTGTGGTTGAAACGAGAGTGACCGCAGCAAAAACAAGAATTGCAGGAGGACCAAACAACCATCCAAGTTGAGCCAAACTCCATCCAAGAGACAATACACCTGCTCCCATCACTCCAGTTATTATGTGCGCTATCGCGGTCCATATCGTCCCTGTCATCCAAATTCACATTCCAATAAAACAGGAACCGTAATGATACAAAGAAAGAAATTAATACCGGTTCTGTGTGTGAGGTCTAAGGGTTGTTCATCGGATGAATTTGAACATTGAAGTAAGGGAGCATCTGTGTGGTTGTTCGCCATTGGATTCAAGGTCTGAGATTGAAAATGGAGTCGTGTGGAAATGGAGTTCTGAAAGAGGAGACCAATGACAAGTGATTTATAGTGAGTGAGTGAGTGAGTGAGTGAGTCAGTGAAAGCAACCACCAGATGATTGTTTGAGAAACTGCATACGTGTCGTGTTTTTTAATCATTATATTTATATACTTGTCTTTATTCCGGGTTGAAACTGGAAAGGGATGTGATTTATACACCATACCAATCTTTATATGCAGTCCAATTCGTTTTCCTTCGGCTTTCTTCAAAatcccttttttttttctttttggagGAATTGTGGTTTCTAATTTTTGTCACGTTCATTCAATCCAACTCATTAACACTGTTTGACTTTACTTATATCTCAaacaacatttttttttctttttggagGAATTGtggtttgtatttttaacttCGCTAATATAGGGGAattttcaaatgaaaaccactagttattgtgaaaattcgaaaactaattaaaaaagccaaaaaaaaaacataccaaattttttttttttttttgcataccaattttcgccactttttatatataaaaaaaattcaaaaaaaaatatttgtagtgcacatgtgtaatattacacatgtgtatgtgtactacacatgtgtattattacacatgatatacacatgtgtactacaaaaaaaattttgaaaaatttttttttatataaaaaaacctgcgatttttataaaaaaaaattgaaaaaaaaaattggtgtgttttttaggtttttttagttagtgtTCGagtttcacaataaaagtggttttcattggAACCATCCTCAGCTAATGTATTAGTTAAGGGTATATCTCTAAAGGCATTGGATCAATTACAATAGACAAAATGCGTGCGAAAGGTGTGTGAGATTTTGAGCCTGACGCGTGTTCTTTTTATTTAAGGAGGGAaaagggtattttcgtctttttaccACATAGCAGAAAATACATAATCATGTAatgttacgtaattacgtaatggTACCTAGTCATGTAATGTTACGTAATTACATTACGTACCGAACATAATCACGTAGTACACAAAAATCACGTAACGTTACGCTTGTTTCACAAATAAATTGTACATTACGTAATTACGAACGGGTACATAATCACGTAACAATATACTTGTTTCTGAATATAATGAATGTTACGTAATTACGTAGGCTTATGAAATCACGTATTAACGTAACCACAGAGCTTTGTAATACAAAATCTTTTAAAAATTAACGAAACTCTAACcctactcaaattaaagagaatgaaatgttCATTAATACggtgtatttttttaaattatattgtatgaaaaagttatagccgtttgtgtcacaccccgatttccacgtgtctcaccggtggacccggtgggggattaccgtgacgtagttggcaacaatatagtcaaaccacacaacatatgaatgcacagcggaagcataaagataaatatatttcaactttatttgtaatatcaaagtatcaccattgttgaaataaaatccacaggggaccagtaataataataaaagtattgttcaacagacgaaggcatccttaagcttgcgagactctttaagatgctaaggagacatagccagccaattacgtttagtacctgcatttaatctttttgggaaaatacgtcagtttacactggtaaatacattcaaccgacacttttgaaaaatgtttattaaaattgatttgaatgcacaaggcacaaactcttttataacttgggagaattatttaaatatataatcttgtgaacgaattacatgttgcttatgcgttcagtagcccggatcaagtccgggttaaagatcaatagacacaccacaacgatctatttatgcactgacgagtgtacgcctacactccgcgcttaggtcgtggccatttcgtaaaatgatgccagggatatccgggacatggtcattaaccccccaaaggcttttaagtaacaagactgtttaaacgagccgatcaagtttattcaattacccacttaactgtgcagaatttgatgcccgatcaagcggtatgctatataccgtaacccaagcccgtataacggaaaataagttaaaagtatttacctttgcaagtataaatccttaatcgaaataaattgcagatagcttttactagtctcctattctggaacgaaggttttaaaataacctattagaatcctaacgggtctttaatctagccgtagcttaaaccggtcagtttcaaaggatagatacggtttaatcgcgtgaaaggcgaaaaccgggaatggaatgtgagtttgacccaacaagtttgaagacttgttttataggggtataataatggcactctgtattttggggtctaaacaatatggtttgacctgtttcggctagtttatgtaaactagttacataagccgaaccgtgcgcgcaaatggcgtaacgggtaaccgtaagagtcctacactattttcctaagttaatatactttaaagaggttgtggtatcagtaggataccttccataatgcccgtaacgagtttaagttcatattatgtcccgtaggggtatttcggtctttttaaagattataaaagaggtttctgagttctaaaggaaatctgagttttccaaacagtttataaagtagaaaatactttatttattatttaaaatcagtagcaactggaatcgggtcaaaagaccttgtagaactcaagttttggccgaaaaaggtatattcggtatttaccaaactgttgccataaccgcaggttatgagcaggttaaaaatctttaaaaatcccaaaatattattttacatcagtgtgtaaaaggtttggtgtcgaaatccgagTTTAGATAgtcgttatgctaattgcgctattaaattactaaagtttccgtaatttgcgctatttagcataactcctattctggacctcggattgatgtgaaattttaggtacatgcttagaaatcagtaactaaggttatggttc
The Helianthus annuus cultivar XRQ/B chromosome 6, HanXRQr2.0-SUNRISE, whole genome shotgun sequence genome window above contains:
- the LOC110908253 gene encoding probable amino acid permease 7: MANNHTDAPLLQCSNSSDEQPLDLTHRTGTIWTAIAHIITGVMGAGVLSLGWSLAQLGWLFGPPAILVFAAVTLVSTTILSDCYLSPHSEHGPDRNASFLQAVSYYLGEKSQWICAVLLNESLYGNDIAYTIATATSMRAILKSNCYHEEGHDAGCTYPDSIYMLLFGLVQIVVSQIPNFHNMAWLSAVAAIMSFAYSTIGLGLGLANVIVNEEIKGSIGGVPAASAVDKLMLVFQGLGDIAFAYPYSIILLEIQDTLKPPSETKTMKKASRSAILITTVFYLCCGSFGYAAFGNNTPGNLLTGFGFYEPYWLVDLANACVILHLVGGYQVFSQPVFALVETWFSERYPESHFVNGFYQLKLPLVTTFQLNPFRLCFRMLYVVSTTGIAMLFPFFNQVLGVLGALNFWPLVVYFPVEMYFVQRKILPWSRKWIALKTFSFGCFLVSAVGFVGSLEGLIMAKLS